In Perca fluviatilis chromosome 14, GENO_Pfluv_1.0, whole genome shotgun sequence, a genomic segment contains:
- the nat16 gene encoding histidine N-acetyltransferase isoform X1 encodes MILVSMFSSHQQDNLLKTCYFKMKIDTSLTMLQLPEALSQAGLQFSVATEEDFDEIMAMSQDIYGGLDYLPTRYTNWLQETNRTVILARKQGKVIALESVCVIDDGETMLVEGLRVAPQERGKGVAGVLLRFCCELVKSKYPEVKVTRLTRDDQLGPKDFQKYRLITKQGILLVRFRAEDLKFRLSELGLDGDIQSTLSTSSSNPPPVRLDHTAVHRLYLTTDLLQGLLPNGTIIQDWQPFKLLPSNMAILLKKDIDWMVDDVSNPAMASLCTFPFRVPIGDDWYYLNIDMFGKDLDLARQQFLCHLHRHTATLKGHVMCQMFLDPPLWKAMAEFCRNTLSVELVKEYTEQCVVESDVV; translated from the exons TTATTTCAAGATGAAGATCGATACCAGCCTGACTATGCTCCAGCTGCCTGAGGCGCTGTCCCAGGCAGGCCTTCAGTTCTCGGTAGCCACTGAAGAGGACTTCGATGAGATCATGGCTATGAGCCAGGACATCTATGGAGGCCTTGACTACCTGCCCACTAGGTACACCAACTGGCTGCAGGAGACCAACCGCACAGTCATATTGGCCCGCAAACAGGGGAAAGTG ATTGCTCTGGAGTCAGTGTGTGTGATTGACGATGGGGAGACTATGCTGGTGGAAGGTCTACGTGTCGCCCCTCAGGAAAGGGGCAAGGGCGTGGCTGGAGTTCTGCTGCGCTTTTGCTGCGAGCTGGTCAAATCCAAGTACCCTGAGGTCAAAGTAACGCGCTTGACCCGTGACGATCAGCTTGGACCCAAGGATTTCCAAAAGTATCGCCTCATAACCAAGCAG GGTATTTTGCTGGTGCGCTTCAGAGCTGAAGACCTTAAGTTTCGTCTGTCTGAGCTCGGTCTGGATGGAGACATCCAATCCACTTTGTCCACCTCCTCTTCAAACCCTCCTCCGGTGCGTCTTGACCACACAGCTGTCCACCGGCTGTATCTGACCACTGACCTGCTGCAGGGGCTCCTTCCTAATGGCACCATCATTCAAGACTGGCAGCCATTCAAGCTTTTGCCCAGTAACATGGCCATTCTACTGAAGAAGGACATTGACTGGATGGTGGATGATGTGTCCAACCCTGCTATGGCCAGCCTCTGTACCTTCCCTTTTAGGGTGCCCATTGGAGATGACTG gtattACCTGAACATTGACATGTTCGGTAAAGACCTGGACCTGGCTCGGCAGCAGTTCTTGTGCCACCTGCACCGCCACACTGCTACCCTGAAGGGTCACGTGATGTGCCAGATGTTCCTGGACCCGCCACTCTGGAAGGCCATGGCCGAATTCTGCCGCAACACATTGAGCGTGGAGCTGGTGAAGGAGTACACCGAGCAATGCGTGGTGGAGTCAGACGTCGTCTAG
- the nat16 gene encoding histidine N-acetyltransferase isoform X2, whose amino-acid sequence MKIDTSLTMLQLPEALSQAGLQFSVATEEDFDEIMAMSQDIYGGLDYLPTRYTNWLQETNRTVILARKQGKVIALESVCVIDDGETMLVEGLRVAPQERGKGVAGVLLRFCCELVKSKYPEVKVTRLTRDDQLGPKDFQKYRLITKQGILLVRFRAEDLKFRLSELGLDGDIQSTLSTSSSNPPPVRLDHTAVHRLYLTTDLLQGLLPNGTIIQDWQPFKLLPSNMAILLKKDIDWMVDDVSNPAMASLCTFPFRVPIGDDWYYLNIDMFGKDLDLARQQFLCHLHRHTATLKGHVMCQMFLDPPLWKAMAEFCRNTLSVELVKEYTEQCVVESDVV is encoded by the exons ATGAAGATCGATACCAGCCTGACTATGCTCCAGCTGCCTGAGGCGCTGTCCCAGGCAGGCCTTCAGTTCTCGGTAGCCACTGAAGAGGACTTCGATGAGATCATGGCTATGAGCCAGGACATCTATGGAGGCCTTGACTACCTGCCCACTAGGTACACCAACTGGCTGCAGGAGACCAACCGCACAGTCATATTGGCCCGCAAACAGGGGAAAGTG ATTGCTCTGGAGTCAGTGTGTGTGATTGACGATGGGGAGACTATGCTGGTGGAAGGTCTACGTGTCGCCCCTCAGGAAAGGGGCAAGGGCGTGGCTGGAGTTCTGCTGCGCTTTTGCTGCGAGCTGGTCAAATCCAAGTACCCTGAGGTCAAAGTAACGCGCTTGACCCGTGACGATCAGCTTGGACCCAAGGATTTCCAAAAGTATCGCCTCATAACCAAGCAG GGTATTTTGCTGGTGCGCTTCAGAGCTGAAGACCTTAAGTTTCGTCTGTCTGAGCTCGGTCTGGATGGAGACATCCAATCCACTTTGTCCACCTCCTCTTCAAACCCTCCTCCGGTGCGTCTTGACCACACAGCTGTCCACCGGCTGTATCTGACCACTGACCTGCTGCAGGGGCTCCTTCCTAATGGCACCATCATTCAAGACTGGCAGCCATTCAAGCTTTTGCCCAGTAACATGGCCATTCTACTGAAGAAGGACATTGACTGGATGGTGGATGATGTGTCCAACCCTGCTATGGCCAGCCTCTGTACCTTCCCTTTTAGGGTGCCCATTGGAGATGACTG gtattACCTGAACATTGACATGTTCGGTAAAGACCTGGACCTGGCTCGGCAGCAGTTCTTGTGCCACCTGCACCGCCACACTGCTACCCTGAAGGGTCACGTGATGTGCCAGATGTTCCTGGACCCGCCACTCTGGAAGGCCATGGCCGAATTCTGCCGCAACACATTGAGCGTGGAGCTGGTGAAGGAGTACACCGAGCAATGCGTGGTGGAGTCAGACGTCGTCTAG